A genomic segment from Verrucomicrobiota bacterium encodes:
- a CDS encoding urease accessory protein UreD — protein sequence MTAPGLGPWKARLTLGLERRGDRTVLVERQHDGPLCVQKALYPEGPEVCHVIVVHPPGGLAEGDQLQVEARIGRNAHAVISTPAATKWYKAASAPALQTVWMRLQDGARLEWLPQESLFFRRARAVNRLTVELPETATVLGWDLAMLGRIASGETWDEGHLRFETTLTRPGGRLLWTERAVLTGDNPQLRSRQGLAGRRVLGTLWASGPACGPRCAEMLAPQLPFTGTLRAGVTHFPGNFLLIRALADSMEILRTAMIDWWTRLRPLVHNLPAKPLRLWAT from the coding sequence ATGACTGCACCGGGTCTCGGGCCGTGGAAAGCCCGGTTAACGCTTGGGCTGGAACGACGGGGCGATCGCACGGTGCTGGTCGAACGGCAGCACGATGGCCCGCTTTGCGTCCAGAAAGCGCTCTACCCGGAGGGGCCTGAGGTGTGCCACGTGATCGTCGTGCATCCGCCCGGCGGGCTCGCAGAGGGCGACCAGTTGCAGGTTGAGGCCCGGATCGGCCGGAACGCTCATGCCGTCATCAGCACGCCGGCCGCAACCAAATGGTACAAGGCCGCCTCTGCGCCGGCCTTGCAAACGGTTTGGATGCGCCTGCAGGACGGTGCGCGTCTCGAATGGTTACCCCAGGAAAGTCTCTTTTTTCGCCGTGCCCGTGCGGTTAACCGGCTCACGGTGGAACTGCCCGAAACCGCGACCGTCCTGGGTTGGGATCTTGCGATGCTCGGCCGCATCGCTTCGGGCGAAACGTGGGACGAAGGGCACCTGCGTTTTGAGACAACCCTGACCCGGCCCGGCGGCCGTCTGCTCTGGACGGAACGCGCCGTGCTCACCGGCGACAACCCGCAGTTGCGCTCGCGCCAGGGCCTGGCGGGCAGGCGCGTGCTCGGCACGCTGTGGGCCAGCGGTCCCGCCTGCGGTCCCCGGTGCGCCGAAATGCTGGCGCCCCAACTGCCGTTCACCGGCACCCTCCGTGCAGGCGTAACCCACTTTCCCGGCAATTTCCTGCTCATCCGCGCCCTGGCGGACAGCATGGAAATTCTGCGCACGGCCATGATCGATTGGTGGACCCGGCTGCGCCCCCTGGTGCATAACCTGCCGGCCAAACCGTTGCGCCTCTGGGCAACCTGA